The Streptomyces aurantiacus genome includes a region encoding these proteins:
- the cobT gene encoding nicotinate-nucleotide--dimethylbenzimidazole phosphoribosyltransferase codes for MSPLNLDDFTDLIERPDGGVRRDAEARRERQVVPPGALGRLDELGEWLAAAQGAVPVRAVERPRVVLFAGDHGVAGLGVSARPAGSADELVRSVLDGASPVSVLARRLGVPVRVVDMALDCEPGTLPDEVVRHRVRRGSGRIDVEDALSLEEAETAFRAGIAVADEEADSGTDLVVLGDVSVGGTTAAAVLVAALCGTDASVVTGRGGRAIDDLAWMRKCAAVRDALRRARPVLGDQLQLLATVGGADLAAITGFLLQSAARKTPVILDGVVSAACALVGQRVAFRAPDWWLAGQSSGEPAQAKAFDRMALEPLLDHGVTVGEGAGALLALPLVQAAAALAAELPEVPEAAPEAAEAPAEAPEAPETPAPAPAPAPRDA; via the coding sequence ATGAGCCCGCTTAATCTCGACGACTTCACCGATCTGATCGAGCGCCCGGACGGTGGCGTCCGCCGTGACGCCGAGGCGCGCCGGGAGCGCCAGGTCGTGCCGCCCGGGGCGCTGGGCCGCCTCGACGAACTCGGTGAGTGGCTGGCGGCGGCACAGGGGGCGGTGCCGGTGCGGGCGGTCGAGCGTCCGCGCGTGGTGCTGTTCGCGGGTGATCACGGGGTTGCCGGACTGGGGGTGTCGGCGCGGCCCGCCGGGAGCGCGGACGAACTGGTGCGCTCCGTGCTCGACGGCGCGAGCCCCGTGTCCGTACTGGCCCGGCGCCTCGGGGTGCCGGTGCGCGTGGTGGACATGGCGCTCGACTGCGAGCCCGGCACCCTGCCCGACGAGGTCGTGCGGCACCGGGTGCGACGCGGGTCCGGGCGGATCGACGTGGAGGACGCGCTCTCCCTGGAGGAGGCGGAGACCGCGTTCCGGGCGGGCATCGCCGTCGCGGACGAGGAGGCGGACTCCGGGACCGACCTCGTGGTGCTCGGGGACGTGAGCGTCGGCGGGACGACCGCCGCGGCCGTGCTGGTGGCGGCGCTGTGCGGGACCGACGCGTCGGTCGTCACCGGGCGCGGAGGGCGGGCCATCGACGACCTCGCCTGGATGCGCAAGTGTGCGGCGGTCCGTGACGCGCTGCGCCGGGCCCGGCCCGTTCTCGGGGACCAGCTCCAGTTGCTCGCGACGGTCGGCGGCGCGGACCTCGCCGCGATCACCGGCTTCCTGCTGCAGAGCGCGGCACGGAAGACGCCGGTGATCCTCGACGGAGTCGTCTCCGCGGCCTGTGCACTGGTCGGGCAGCGGGTCGCCTTCCGTGCGCCGGACTGGTGGCTGGCCGGCCAGAGCAGTGGCGAGCCCGCGCAGGCCAAGGCGTTCGACCGGATGGCGCTCGAACCACTGCTCGATCACGGGGTGACGGTCGGCGAGGGAGCGGGGGCGTTGCTCGCGCTGCCTCTGGTGCAGGCCGCGGCGGCGCTGGCCGCGGAGCTTCCCGAGGTGCCGGAGGCGGCTCCGGAAGCCGCCGAAGCGCCCGCCGAAGCGCCTGAAGCCCCGGAGACCCCGGCCCCGGCCCCGGCCCCGGCCCCGAGGGACGCATAG